GGGTTCACGCCGCACCCGACCTACGAGGAGACCTGCACGGGCATGACCGGGCACGCCGAGACGGTGCTCGTGGCCTACGACCCGACGCAGACGACGCCCGAGCTGCTGCTCAAGGAGTTCTGGGAGAACCACGACCCGACGCAGGGCAACCGGCAGGGCAACGACATCGGCACCGCCTACCGCTCGGCGATCTACTGGACGACCGACGAGCAGGAGCGGGCCGCCCGCGCCACGCGTGACGCGTTCCAGAAGGTGTTGACCGACAACGGGTTCGGCCCCATCACCACCGAGCTGCGGTCGGCGGAGGACGCCGGGACGTTCTACTGGGCCGAGGACTACCACCAGCAGTACCTGCA
This genomic interval from Knoellia sp. p5-6-4 contains the following:
- the msrA gene encoding peptide-methionine (S)-S-oxide reductase MsrA; translation: MPTAETALKGRSSRPYAVPARHEVLGTPLEGPWPQGTEVLYVAMGCFWGAERIFWRLPGVVTTAAGYMGGFTPHPTYEETCTGMTGHAETVLVAYDPTQTTPELLLKEFWENHDPTQGNRQGNDIGTAYRSAIYWTTDEQERAARATRDAFQKVLTDNGFGPITTELRSAEDAGTFYWAEDYHQQYLHKNPGGYCNHGPNGMTCPVGLLKQDEVPSQQDILPPSA